The genomic DNA AATGGGGagtgtggggctgtgtgtcaggagtgggatggggctgggaatgtggatggagctggggctgacatgggatgggatggggatgaggatggggtgagatgggatggaggggttggggaagaggagagggatggggatgaggacgGGGAtagaggatggggatgaggacagggatggggatgagaatgggaactgggatgggactggatTGGGCTGGATGAAGTGGAAATGGGGAGGAgaacagggatgggatggggatgatgggaatggggacagaggacagggatgaaaatgggaatggggagagaatgggaatgggagatgGGGAAGAGGATGGATGAGGACAGGAATGGAAGGGGGATGATGGGGATAGAGGCCAGAGATGGAAATGAGGATGGGGATAGAGGAGAGACAAGTGTGAGGACAGAGATGGGGGTATGGGATTGGGATGATGGAGATAGGGAGGAGGATAAGGATGAGGGATACAGAATAGGGATGGGAATAAAGAGGGGCATAAGGATGGGGGTGGGGAACAATCTGGGGAGTGAGagggggatgaggatgaggatgggatcGGGATGGGAAGGAGGTTTGGGAAGGGAATGAGCGCGGGTTGGGCGCTGGCCGGGCTGGGCAGGGGTCGTGGCCGTGCCGGGGCTCTGAGGGTTAATCCGTGCTCTGCCGCCATTGGTGGAGCGCGAGCAGCCTCAGCCAATGGGAACGCGCCGTGCGCGCCAGGCCCGCCCCAGACCCCGTCCCGGGGCGGATCGGGGCTGTTCGGCTGCGTTCGGGCCGGGTCGGAACCGTTCGGCTGCGTTCGGGCcgggctcggctccgctcggctcaGGTCGGCGAGAATCGGGAAGGTTCGGCTGCGTTCGGGCcgggctcggctccgctcggctgAGCTCGGGGAGGTTCGGGCCGGCCCGGTTCGGCCCGGCTCCGTTCGGTGCGGCCCGCTCGGCTTCCTTCGGCCTCGCTCGTCTCAGCTCGTCTCGGTTCGGCTTCtctcggctcggctcggctccgctgGAATCCtctcggttcggctccgcttGACTCTGTTCGGTTCGGTTCGCCtgggcccggccctgcccggtCGCCGCCGCACCGGGCCCGGTAACGCTCCGACCCCATCCCCGCTCCAGGCCCGAGCCCAGCCCCGCTAACGCCCCgggaggaagagggggagggagggagcgagCATCctccgccgctcccgccgcagCACGGCCGGGACCGGGGGCGCGGCGGATCCTGCCCGgggggagcaggcaggagccCTGGGCCAGACGTGGGCCGTGACAGAGGGGACATGTCGTGACAGCGGACACAGAGCCACCCCACACCGTGATCTGGGTGGGCAGTGACCCATGGACACCCTGTGACACTGGGGGACCACAGCCACCGCAGGCAGTGACTCTGGGTGCACAGCAGGGCACTTGGTGACAGCCCCCGGAACGCTGTGACACCCCGCAGCATGGCACCGGGTGAGCAGCCACATCGGCATGTGCTGTGACACCGGCTgagccctgagccctgagcATGCCGTGACACCGTGTCACTGCAGCCATCCTGGACTGGTGACACTGGCTGAGCCCTGAGCCTGGCACATGCCGTGACACCGTGTCACTGCAGCCATCCTGGACTGGTGACACTGGCTGAGCCCTGAGCCTGGCACATGCCGTGACACCGTGTCACTGCAGCCATCCTGGACTGGTGACACTGGCTGAGCCCTGAGCCCAGAGCATGCCGTGACACCgtgtcactgctgccatccTGGACTGGTGACACTGGCTGAGCCCTGAGCCTGGCACGTGCTGTGACACTGGTGCACCAAAGTCACCCCGGACTGTGACAAGCGATCAGCCTGGCACCTGCCACCAGGTGACCAAAGCCACCTTGGGCTGTGATACCAAGGGACCAAGCCACTTTGAACCATGACACCTGGTGAGCCCTCAGCCTGGAGCCTGCTGTGACACTGTCACTGAAAGCCACCCTGGACCGTAGCACCGGTGAGCCCTGAGCCTGCACCTGCTGTGACTCTGTGTGACCGAAGCCACCCCGTGTTGTGACACTGGGTGACCAAGCCACTCCACACCGTGACACCATGTGACCGAAGCCTTTCCCCGCTCTCCATGCCGCGTGTCCCCGTCATGCCACCATCCCGTGCCCCCAGCGTGGCCGTGCGTGTCCCCATGGGGccgctgtccctgctgctggcgctgtccctgctgtccccatgggggTCTGCGGGAGGGAGCTGCCCCCCGCGCTGCGTCTGCGCCTCCAACCTGCTGAGCTGCTCGCAGGCCAACCTGAGCGCGGTGCCGGCTCCGCTGCCGCGCTTCACCGCCGTGCTGGACTTGAGCCACAACAACGTGACCCGGCTGCGCGCGGACTGGGCTCCGGCACGGCTGCCGCACCTGCACGCGCTGCTGCTGAGCCACAACGGGCTGGCCTTCGTGTCCACCGAGGCCTTCACCCACGTGCCGCGCCTGCGCCACCTCGACCTGTCCTCCAACCGCCTGCGGACGCTGGACGAGAACCTGTTCAGCGACCTGGGCgagctggaggtgctgctgctgtacaACAACGAGATCGCCACGGTGGATCGCACGGCCTTCGAGAACCTGGGCCGGCTGCGCAAGCTCTACCTGGGACAGAACCGCATCGCCCGCTTCCCGCTGGAGCTGCTCCGGGAGGGCACCCGGCTGCCGCAGCTGGCGCTGCTGGACCTGTCGGCCAACCGGCTGCGGGCCGTGCCCGCGGGAGAGCTGCAGGCGCTGCCCGCCTGGCTGCGCGACCGCCTCTACCTGCACAACAACCCCCTGGCCTGCGACTGCCCGCTCTTCCAGCTGCTGgaccgcggccgccgccgccacctCAGCGCCGTGGAGGATTTCCAGGATGAGCTGCGCTGCTCCCTGCCCGGAGCAGCCACTCTCATCAAGATCCTGGACCTGGCGGGCAAGCAGCCTCTCAACTGCAGCAAGGCACGGGAGGCCGTGCTGGAGGCGCACCTCGGAGACACGGTGACGCTGGGCTGTGACAGCCGGTGGCAGGGTGTGCGCAGCCGCCACTGGGTGACACCGGGCGGGGAGCGGGTGCTGGGGGACGGGGGCAACGGCAGCGTGGTCCTGCTGGCCAACGGCAGCCTTCAGCTGCGGGCGCTGCGCCCCGAGGACGCCGGCACTTACTCCTGCTGGGTGGCCGGACCCCTCCTCAACGAGACCCTCtacgtggagctgctggtgcaCAACTTCACCCTGCACGGCCCCCACGACACCCTGAACACGGCCTACACCACTCTGGTGGGCTGCATCCTGAGCGTGGTGCTGGTGCTCATCTACCTGTACCTCACCCcgtgccgctgctgctgctgccgtggCACCGAGAAGCCGCCGGCACCGCGCGACGACAGCATCAACTCCTCGGTGCTGAGCACCACCCCGAACCACGCCGGGGGCACCGGGGAGCCCTGCGGATCCCACGTGGCCTCCAGCGGCGGCACAGGGCAGAACGGCCGGTTCAAGGGTGGGGGGAGCCCCCCGCTGCCCGCCCGGCAGGGCCCCAAGGCGCAGAGGAAGGTGTCGGATCCAGACTCGGTGAGTTCCGTCTTCTCCGACACGCCCATCGTGGTGTgaggggacactgtggggacagtccccagggacaccccatgTCGGCCACTGCAAgctgtccctgggcaggaggggTGGCCAGACCCCCACTGCCGTGTCCCCAGCTTGGGGGGTCACACCGTCACACCCCAGGACTGAGCATCGCTGCCGGCCCCCACCAAGGCCTCTGACACCACGGGACAGTGAGGGACAAAGATGTGACACACGCTTTGGGGACAGTCTCCCACCGTGACCTGTCCCAGGGCAGGAGAGGTGGCTGGACCCCCACCAGCTTTTGGGGGTCCCATCATCATCCCCCAGGACTGAGCAGCATCCCACACCCCCACTGAGATcacagtgagggacaggggtGTGAGGGGACACACCATGGGGACAGTCCACCGGGACACCCTGTGTTCCTACTGCTGCTGTGACCTGTTCCCCATGgacatgccatgggcaggagtGGCTGGGCCCCTACCGCCATGTCCCCAGCTTGGGGGGCAACACCACTGCCCCCCAGGACGGAGCATCACTGCTGGCCCCCACCAAGGTCACTGCACGAGCGCAGGGGACAAGGACACACCGTGGGGCAGTCCCCCACTGCAGCCTGTCACCCGGCAGGAGGGGTGGCCAGACCCCCACCACCATATCCCagcttttgggggtccccccaTCACCCCTCAGGACTGAGCATCATCCCTGGACCCTGCCGAGATCGCTGGGGGACTGTGAGGGACAAGGctgtgaggggacacagcaTGGGGAGTCCCCAGGGACATcctgtgtccccactgccactgcgagctgtccccaggcaggaggGGTGGCTGGACCCCCATCACTGTGTCCCCAGCTTTTGGGGATCCCACCAGGACTGAGCATTGTCCCTGGTCCCTGCCATTGTCCCCTCAGGGACTGCAGTGGATGAGGGTGTGAGGGGACTCACCATGGGGACAATCTCCTGCTGtgagctgtccctgggcaggagggaTGATCAGACTCCCACCACCGTGTCCCTCGTTTTTGGGGGTGTCACCATTGCCCCTCAGGACTGAGCATCACTGCTGGCCCCCGCCGAGGTCACCGCAGGACCACAGGGACAAGTCTGTGAGGACAACGTGGCCACCGACTGCAGGGCATCAGCCCCAGCGGGCTCTGAGGACTGGAGGACAGCGACAGTGGCAGCTGTGAGCCCCCAGGAACGGCAGCACCAGGCAGAAcccccctccctgcagccccggccccccttGGCATGTGCATGGCCAAGCATGAGTCCCCCGGGGAGCATGTGCCACccccggggggacaccgggggtgtGTCAACCCCCTGGGGAACCCCCAACACCCTCCTGAGCCCCCCTGCAACCCACAGCTGCAAACAGAGCCCCCTCCCCCACAGGGGGTGGGACCCGGGGGCTCCGGCACCCCAAAAAGGCGGTGCCcccccctgccagcccagcctgtgtCTCCCGTGCCCCCACCCTGGACGTTCCCCCCTGCACTGGGCAATGCCCGCTGATGCCTTGGCCAAAATAAACGTGTTTCCCTCGTGCCTGTGCAACCTTCACCCGCTTCTGGGGGACTCCAAGGGGTGTCCCCAAGATGGGATCCCTTCTtggggtgggctggggacagggtgacactgctgtgggACACCTCGGGGTGAGTGGggggctctgctgccctccccagcccccatCTGGGGTGCAAGGGCTGAGGTGGGGGACCAGGGGGGGCACCCCAGGGTCCCTCTGACCCCCAccctctgtgctgggagggggGTTCAGGGCAGCCCCCCTGCGGCCAGCCCCATGCTCACCCCCACTCCAGTgatccccccagcaccccactgACCCAACTGACACCTCTGGCACCTCAGTGACCCTTATGgtccccccagagaccccctgtgctccccagcacctcccctttagccctcccagcaccctgATACCCCTCCATGGCCCCAGGACCTCCCCACTGTACTGAGGCCACTCTGAGCAATTCACTGATCTCCCCAGCCCCTCAATGACCCCACTGCCCCCCCAGTCCCAAAGACCCTCTAGGGGTCCCTCCCAGCACCCCAACGAGCTTCACTCACCCCTGTGAgcccccccctgccccccgagcaccccaaaaacctcctgtGGTCCCCAGTATGCCCCCATCCAATGACTTCACCGGGCCTCCCCATCACCCCAATGACCTCATTTACCACCACGCAGCCCCGCAGCGAGCTCCGGaatcccagtgaccccactgaccaaCTGCCAGCCCCCCAAAGACCCTTATGGggccctgcccaccctgcagcACCCCAAAGACCGCCTAGGGTCCCCAGTAAGCTCCCCAGCACCCCTCAATGACCCCTCAGCCTCCTAAAGACCCTTATGaacccctgcccagccccacatcacccccagcaccccaaagaCCCCCTTTGCTCCCCAGTACCCCCCAGTAACCCTCCACAGCCCCCCAAACGAGCCCCCCAGTACCCCCAAGTCCCCTCAACACTTAACAGCTCCAGTGACCCCCTTCCAGCTCCCCAGTGACACTCCCCCAGGCCCCCAGTAATTCCCCAGTATCCCCTGCCCCACTGAGCCCCCCCATCCCCCAAAGACCCCCTGGCCCCCTCCCTCACCCCTCTCTCcccagcccccagacccacagcaccccttttctcccaccccccactACAcaactctttattttttttttctctttgttttttttttacaaaaagaacaaaaacagcaacaacCGTTTCTTATAAATACCCGCGGCCGACGGGGCCCCGGGAGGTCCGGGTGGGGTCCCAGTGCCGCCCCCTCCTCCCGGGGCTGGTTTAGCAGCAAGAGAACAGAACTGAGagttttgaggtattttctggAAGTTTGGGATTTTCCTTCGTGtttccttgggatttttttttttcccccttcatcGGTTTTCTGGCGTTTCCCGGTGGGGAGGACACGGGGGGGGGCCCGGTGACCCCTCTGTTAATGGGCTTTGGACTGCAGGGGGGAGAGGGGACGAGTCAGCCCTGGGGGGAACCCGGGACTCACCGCAGCCTTAGGGGagcccccggtgtccccagggtcgGGGAGATGCTCACGGTGTCCCCcgacaggacaggacaggacaggacaggacagggtgTTCCCCCCGCCAGACCAGCATGTCCCCACGGTgcccccccaggacagggatctCCCGTGACCCAAATCCCAGTGTTCCACCCCCCCCGCCTGCTGGTCCCAGTGACCCTCAGGGGggtccccctgctcccccacccaccccccagCCCTACCTTCAGGACGCTC from Poecile atricapillus isolate bPoeAtr1 chromosome 23, bPoeAtr1.hap1, whole genome shotgun sequence includes the following:
- the AMIGO1 gene encoding amphoterin-induced protein 1 — encoded protein: MPRVPVMPPSRAPSVAVRVPMGPLSLLLALSLLSPWGSAGGSCPPRCVCASNLLSCSQANLSAVPAPLPRFTAVLDLSHNNVTRLRADWAPARLPHLHALLLSHNGLAFVSTEAFTHVPRLRHLDLSSNRLRTLDENLFSDLGELEVLLLYNNEIATVDRTAFENLGRLRKLYLGQNRIARFPLELLREGTRLPQLALLDLSANRLRAVPAGELQALPAWLRDRLYLHNNPLACDCPLFQLLDRGRRRHLSAVEDFQDELRCSLPGAATLIKILDLAGKQPLNCSKAREAVLEAHLGDTVTLGCDSRWQGVRSRHWVTPGGERVLGDGGNGSVVLLANGSLQLRALRPEDAGTYSCWVAGPLLNETLYVELLVHNFTLHGPHDTLNTAYTTLVGCILSVVLVLIYLYLTPCRCCCCRGTEKPPAPRDDSINSSVLSTTPNHAGGTGEPCGSHVASSGGTGQNGRFKGGGSPPLPARQGPKAQRKVSDPDSVSSVFSDTPIVV